In the Bifidobacteriaceae bacterium genome, one interval contains:
- the gdhA gene encoding NADP-specific glutamate dehydrogenase, translating into MAVLHESLIQVFDEVTARNPGETEFHQAVREVLESLAPVVAKHPEYADGEVIRRLCEPERQIIFRVPWTDDAGHVRLNRGFRVEFNSALGPYKGGLRFHPSVYLGIIKFLGFEQIFKNALTGMPIGGGKGGSDFDPKGRSDAEVMRFCQSFMTELYRYLGEHTDVPAGDIGVGQREIGYLFGQYKRITNRYESGTFTGKGLGWGGSQVRTEATGYGTVFFVGEMLAATNDSFEDKRVVVSGSGNVAIYAIEQVHNLGGRVVACSDSDGYVVDEAGIDLDLLKEIKEGHRGRVLEYAERRGGGVRHIRNGSIWQVPCQIALPCATQNELNGADARALAANGCRIVAEGANMPSTPEAISFFGEAGIRFAPGKAANAGGVATSALEMQQNASRDSWSFDHTEARLSQIMRSIHDRCLEVAETYGVPGDYVAGANIAGFTQVADAMLAFGLI; encoded by the coding sequence ATGGCCGTTCTGCACGAGTCCCTGATCCAAGTGTTCGACGAGGTCACAGCACGCAACCCCGGCGAAACCGAATTCCACCAAGCCGTTCGCGAGGTACTGGAAAGCCTCGCTCCGGTGGTGGCCAAACACCCCGAATACGCGGACGGCGAGGTGATCCGGCGCCTCTGCGAGCCCGAGCGTCAGATCATCTTCCGCGTGCCCTGGACCGACGACGCGGGCCACGTGCGGCTCAACCGCGGCTTCCGGGTCGAATTCAACTCCGCGCTCGGCCCGTACAAAGGCGGCCTACGTTTCCACCCGTCCGTTTACCTCGGCATCATCAAGTTCCTCGGCTTCGAGCAGATCTTCAAGAACGCGCTCACCGGCATGCCGATCGGCGGGGGCAAAGGCGGCAGCGACTTCGACCCCAAGGGCAGGTCGGACGCCGAGGTGATGCGCTTCTGCCAGTCCTTCATGACGGAGTTGTACCGCTACCTGGGCGAGCACACCGACGTGCCCGCCGGGGACATCGGCGTGGGCCAACGCGAGATCGGCTACCTGTTTGGACAGTACAAGCGGATCACCAACCGCTACGAATCGGGCACGTTCACGGGCAAGGGCCTGGGCTGGGGCGGCTCGCAGGTGCGGACCGAGGCCACCGGGTACGGCACCGTGTTCTTTGTGGGCGAGATGCTGGCCGCGACCAATGACTCCTTCGAAGACAAGCGGGTGGTGGTGTCAGGCTCGGGCAACGTGGCGATCTACGCCATTGAGCAGGTCCACAACCTGGGCGGCCGCGTGGTGGCCTGCTCCGACTCGGACGGCTACGTGGTGGACGAGGCGGGCATCGACCTCGACCTCCTGAAGGAGATCAAGGAAGGCCACCGGGGACGCGTCCTGGAGTACGCCGAGCGCCGCGGCGGCGGCGTCCGGCACATCCGCAACGGCTCGATTTGGCAGGTGCCCTGTCAGATCGCGTTGCCCTGCGCCACCCAAAATGAGCTGAACGGGGCGGACGCGCGGGCTTTGGCCGCGAACGGCTGCCGGATCGTGGCCGAGGGCGCCAACATGCCCTCCACCCCCGAGGCGATCAGCTTCTTTGGCGAGGCCGGCATCCGGTTCGCGCCCGGCAAGGCGGCGAACGCCGGCGGCGTGGCGACCAGCGCCCTCGAGATGCAGCAGAACGCCTCCCGCGACTCGTGGTCGTTCGACCACACCGAGGCGCGTCTGAGCCAGATCATGCGCTCCATCCACGATCGCTGCCTGGAGGTGGCCGAGACCTACGGCGTGCCGGGCGACTACGTGGCCGGCGCGAACATCGCCGGATTCACCCAGGTCGCGGACGCCATGCTGGCGTTCGGCCTGATCTAG
- a CDS encoding MBL fold metallo-hydrolase, protein MRLTKYQHSCMTLEKNGQLLVIDPGVYTEDLPADLRGVVATVVTHEHPDHFDPPHLTRLARANPGMPVITVAAVADQLPPGVTGQAVESGAQVQAGPYALTFYGSTHAQVAPGMPAVPCLGVMVDQKLAYAGDAFPAPPQPPTAVAVPVAGAWLSGEDVIEYVQTLRAGVAFPVHEALASERGLNLLNAAVAGAAEAASLRWQVLAPGESIEL, encoded by the coding sequence GTGAGGCTCACCAAATATCAGCATTCCTGCATGACTCTGGAGAAGAACGGGCAACTGTTGGTGATAGACCCCGGGGTCTACACCGAGGACCTGCCGGCCGACCTGCGCGGGGTGGTGGCGACGGTGGTGACCCACGAGCACCCCGACCACTTCGACCCTCCCCACCTGACCCGGTTGGCCCGTGCCAACCCTGGTATGCCGGTGATCACCGTGGCGGCCGTGGCGGATCAGCTGCCGCCCGGCGTGACCGGACAGGCGGTTGAATCCGGCGCCCAGGTCCAGGCCGGGCCTTACGCGCTGACTTTCTACGGCTCGACGCACGCGCAGGTGGCGCCGGGAATGCCAGCGGTGCCCTGCCTGGGGGTCATGGTGGACCAAAAGCTCGCCTACGCGGGGGACGCTTTCCCGGCCCCGCCCCAGCCGCCGACGGCGGTGGCGGTCCCGGTCGCGGGCGCCTGGCTGAGCGGCGAGGACGTGATCGAATACGTCCAAACGCTGCGGGCTGGCGTGGCGTTCCCGGTGCATGAGGCGCTCGCGTCCGAACGCGGGCTGAACTTGCTCAACGCCGCCGTGGCGGGCGCCGCCGAGGCCGCCAGCCTGCGGTGGCAAGTCCTGGCGCCCGGCGAGTCGATCGAGCTTTGA
- a CDS encoding polysaccharide deacetylase family protein, whose protein sequence is MLPAKGTVAQATPRETVSFTPPPQVAKAEPPTPSPEPPPPPPPPAGGVDCAVVACVALTFDDGPSAYSTALLDKLAELGVKATFFNTGQNSANRPDSVKRQVEDGHLVGGHSWNHTDMKKVSIEQACADADRTARAIRDASGFESPFVRPPYGSWSDAILRGCTGKIFVLWDVDTMDWSSHDGAKILEHAVNDPKPGSIILMHDTVAETIDALPGIVAGLRAKGFQLVTVAGLFNSPIAPDQAIYSGPRTGALTP, encoded by the coding sequence ATGCTGCCCGCCAAAGGCACGGTGGCGCAGGCGACGCCGCGTGAGACCGTCAGCTTCACGCCCCCTCCGCAAGTCGCCAAGGCGGAGCCGCCCACGCCGAGCCCGGAGCCGCCTCCGCCCCCTCCGCCACCGGCGGGGGGCGTCGACTGCGCGGTGGTCGCCTGCGTCGCGTTGACGTTCGACGACGGTCCGTCCGCCTATTCGACGGCTTTGCTGGACAAGCTCGCGGAACTGGGCGTCAAGGCGACTTTCTTCAACACCGGCCAAAATTCCGCGAACCGCCCCGACTCCGTCAAACGCCAAGTGGAGGACGGCCATTTGGTCGGCGGCCATTCGTGGAATCACACCGACATGAAGAAGGTCTCGATTGAGCAAGCCTGCGCGGACGCGGACCGGACCGCCCGGGCGATCCGCGACGCGTCCGGGTTCGAGTCGCCCTTTGTGCGGCCGCCCTACGGCAGTTGGAGTGACGCCATCCTGCGCGGCTGCACGGGCAAGATCTTCGTCCTGTGGGACGTGGACACCATGGACTGGTCCAGCCACGACGGGGCGAAGATCCTGGAGCACGCCGTTAACGATCCGAAACCCGGTTCGATCATTCTGATGCATGACACGGTGGCGGAGACCATCGACGCCCTGCCGGGAATTGTCGCCGGACTGCGGGCGAAGGGCTTTCAATTGGTCACCGTGGCCGGCTTGTTCAATAGCCCAATAGCGCCTGACCAGGCCATTTATTCTGGTCCCAGGACGGGCGCGCTGACCCCTTGA
- the cysK gene encoding cysteine synthase A: MSRIYSDASEITGNTPLVKINRLGKNLAPGAQVLGKLEFYNPAGSVKDRIGVAIVDAAEAAGALKPGGTIVEGTSGNTGIALAFVGAARGYHVVLTMPESMSKERRALLRAFGAELVLTPASEGMKGAVAAAEKIASERPGAILARQFENEANPEIHRRTTAEEIWADTDGAVDVVVGGVGTGGTITGVGQVIKGRKPSLKVIAVEPAESPLLSEGTAGPHKIQGIGANFVPDVLDTNIYDEVIRIASDDAIATARAAATEEGLLVGISSGAALAAAIEYAQRPEAAGQLIVAIVPDFGERYLSTVLYSDLLDS; encoded by the coding sequence ATGTCAAGAATCTACTCCGACGCTTCCGAAATCACGGGCAACACCCCGCTAGTCAAGATCAACCGTTTGGGCAAGAACTTGGCGCCCGGAGCGCAGGTGTTGGGCAAGCTGGAGTTCTACAACCCGGCTGGCAGCGTGAAAGACCGGATCGGCGTGGCCATAGTCGACGCCGCAGAGGCTGCCGGGGCGCTCAAACCCGGCGGGACTATCGTGGAGGGCACCAGCGGCAACACCGGAATCGCGCTGGCCTTCGTGGGCGCCGCCCGCGGCTACCATGTTGTGCTGACAATGCCGGAATCCATGTCCAAGGAGCGCCGAGCGCTGCTGCGGGCCTTCGGCGCCGAATTGGTCCTGACCCCCGCCTCGGAGGGCATGAAGGGCGCCGTCGCCGCCGCCGAGAAGATCGCCTCCGAGCGGCCCGGCGCGATCCTGGCCCGCCAGTTCGAGAACGAGGCCAACCCGGAAATCCACCGGCGCACCACGGCCGAGGAGATTTGGGCCGACACCGACGGCGCGGTCGACGTGGTTGTGGGCGGAGTGGGCACCGGCGGCACCATCACCGGTGTGGGCCAAGTCATCAAGGGCCGCAAGCCGTCCCTCAAGGTCATTGCCGTGGAACCCGCCGAGTCGCCGCTGCTGTCGGAAGGCACCGCCGGCCCGCACAAGATTCAGGGCATTGGCGCCAACTTTGTCCCCGACGTCTTGGACACCAACATCTACGACGAGGTCATTCGCATCGCCTCCGATGACGCCATCGCCACCGCGCGCGCCGCCGCCACCGAGGAAGGCCTCCTGGTGGGCATCTCCTCCGGCGCGGCCCTGGCCGCCGCGATCGAGTACGCCCAACGGCCTGAGGCCGCAGGCCAACTGATCGTCGCGATTGTGCCGGACTTCGGCGAGCGCTACCTCTCGACCGTCCTTTATTCCGACCTGCTCGATTCCTGA
- the cysE gene encoding serine O-acetyltransferase, translating into MTASQSTVSITGLRRFARVLRDDLATAQRLDPAARNKIEVALAYPGVHALWIHRLTHRMWREPLLRLPARLISQLARFGTGVEIHPGAVLGERLFIDHGMGVVIGETAEVGDDVLLFHGVTLGGRSMVKGKRHPTIGDRVTIGAGAKVLGPITVGDDARIGANSVVVHDVPPAGVVVGVPGKVRRVKAREQGLLEDAALWI; encoded by the coding sequence ATGACCGCTTCCCAGTCCACCGTTTCGATCACAGGTTTGCGGCGGTTCGCGCGGGTGCTGCGCGACGATTTGGCGACCGCGCAGCGCCTCGACCCGGCCGCGCGCAACAAAATCGAGGTGGCGCTCGCCTATCCGGGCGTCCACGCCTTGTGGATTCACCGCCTGACCCACCGCATGTGGCGCGAGCCGTTGCTGCGGCTGCCCGCCCGCCTGATTTCGCAGTTGGCGCGTTTTGGGACCGGCGTTGAGATCCACCCCGGCGCGGTCTTGGGCGAACGTCTCTTCATTGACCACGGCATGGGCGTGGTCATCGGGGAAACCGCCGAGGTGGGCGATGACGTGCTGTTGTTCCACGGGGTCACGCTCGGCGGCCGCTCAATGGTCAAAGGCAAACGGCACCCGACGATCGGCGACCGGGTGACGATCGGCGCCGGCGCCAAAGTCTTGGGCCCCATCACCGTGGGCGACGACGCCCGGATCGGCGCCAACTCCGTGGTGGTCCACGACGTGCCCCCCGCCGGGGTCGTGGTGGGCGTGCCCGGCAAGGTCCGCCGGGTCAAGGCCCGCGAACAAGGCCTCTTGGAGGACGCGGCTCTTTGGATCTGA
- a CDS encoding peptidase M13, protein MAQSGIVTANFDRSIRPQDDLYRHVNGRWLETFVIPPDRGSDGAFRELRDLSELLTRQIIEDQAPDSLVGALYGSFMDTDRVEALGARPLLPELRQLGSAQSPEALARVLGGLSRSGIGDVVGLYVDTDPGAPDRYVLNLHQSGIGLPDEAYYREDQHARIREAYREHIARMFALVGKDLPELFEVTHPYREPAELAERVYRLEECLASAHWDVVKDRDATATYNPTSFDGLRALAPSFPWEEWARAIDGPVGGSANWDALVLMEPSYVTEMAVTWRDTPLADWKAWAVWRVIAARASLLNEELVEAAFDFNGRTLQGMEQLRDRWKRGVSLVDGYLGELVGRFYVERHFPADHKARMVQLVADLIEAYRRSIQELDWLGEETKAKALAKLAAFTPKIGYPDKWRDYSGLRLEPGDLLNNVRAAAAHETNRELRKLGGPVDRTEWLMNPQTVNAYYNPGLNEIVFPAAILQPPFFDAQAEDAANYGGIGAVIGHEIGHGFDDQGSKYDGAGRLTDWWTDADRQAFEERTKALIAQYDAFSLDLPDGPAHVNGALTIGENIGDLGGLAIAWRAYRIALDRAGLSEGPAIDGLTAGERFFYGWSQSWRQKSRPQQEAMLLAVDPHSPPEFRCNGVVRNLDAFYDVFGVAPGDSLYLPPDQRVTIW, encoded by the coding sequence ATGGCTCAATCAGGCATCGTCACCGCCAACTTCGACCGTTCCATCCGCCCGCAGGACGACCTGTACCGTCACGTCAACGGGCGTTGGCTGGAGACGTTCGTGATCCCGCCCGACCGGGGCTCGGACGGGGCGTTCCGCGAGCTGCGCGACCTCTCCGAGCTCCTGACCAGGCAAATTATCGAAGACCAAGCGCCCGACAGCTTGGTTGGAGCCTTGTACGGCAGCTTCATGGACACCGACCGGGTCGAGGCTCTCGGCGCCCGTCCGCTGCTCCCCGAGCTGCGGCAGCTCGGGTCCGCCCAAAGCCCCGAGGCGTTGGCGCGGGTGCTGGGCGGGCTGTCTCGGAGCGGCATCGGCGATGTGGTCGGACTGTACGTCGACACCGATCCGGGCGCGCCGGACCGTTACGTGCTGAACCTTCATCAAAGCGGGATTGGTCTGCCAGACGAGGCCTACTACCGCGAGGACCAGCACGCCCGCATCCGCGAGGCGTACCGCGAGCACATAGCGCGGATGTTCGCGCTGGTCGGCAAGGATCTGCCCGAGTTGTTTGAGGTGACCCACCCATACCGCGAACCGGCGGAGCTCGCGGAGCGCGTTTACAGGTTGGAGGAATGCCTGGCGTCGGCGCACTGGGACGTGGTCAAGGACCGCGACGCCACCGCCACCTACAACCCGACCAGCTTCGACGGCCTGCGCGCCCTGGCCCCGAGCTTCCCGTGGGAGGAGTGGGCCCGCGCGATCGACGGCCCCGTGGGCGGCTCCGCCAACTGGGACGCCCTCGTCCTGATGGAGCCTTCCTACGTCACCGAAATGGCGGTGACATGGCGGGACACGCCGCTCGCGGACTGGAAGGCCTGGGCGGTGTGGAGGGTGATCGCCGCCCGCGCGTCGCTTCTGAACGAGGAGTTGGTGGAGGCGGCCTTCGACTTCAACGGCCGGACCTTGCAGGGCATGGAGCAACTGCGGGACCGCTGGAAGCGCGGAGTGTCGCTGGTGGACGGCTACCTGGGCGAATTGGTGGGGCGGTTCTACGTCGAACGGCATTTCCCGGCCGACCACAAGGCCCGCATGGTCCAACTGGTGGCGGACTTGATCGAGGCCTACCGGCGGTCCATCCAGGAACTCGATTGGCTGGGGGAGGAGACCAAAGCCAAGGCGCTGGCCAAACTGGCGGCCTTCACGCCCAAGATTGGCTACCCCGACAAATGGCGGGACTATTCGGGCCTGCGCCTGGAACCCGGCGACCTCCTCAACAACGTCAGGGCGGCGGCCGCCCATGAGACCAACCGGGAGCTGCGCAAACTGGGCGGCCCGGTGGACCGGACGGAGTGGCTGATGAACCCGCAGACCGTCAACGCCTACTACAACCCCGGCCTGAATGAGATCGTGTTCCCGGCCGCGATCCTGCAGCCGCCCTTCTTTGACGCCCAGGCCGAGGACGCCGCCAACTACGGCGGGATCGGCGCGGTGATCGGACATGAGATCGGGCACGGGTTTGACGACCAGGGCTCGAAGTATGACGGCGCGGGCCGCTTGACCGACTGGTGGACGGACGCCGACCGCCAAGCCTTCGAAGAGCGAACCAAGGCGTTGATCGCCCAATACGACGCTTTCAGCCTCGACTTGCCGGATGGCCCGGCGCACGTCAACGGGGCGCTGACGATCGGCGAGAACATCGGCGACCTGGGCGGGCTGGCGATCGCCTGGCGCGCCTACCGGATAGCGTTGGACCGCGCGGGCCTCAGCGAGGGGCCGGCGATCGACGGCCTCACCGCCGGGGAGCGCTTCTTCTACGGCTGGTCCCAGTCATGGCGCCAGAAGTCGCGGCCGCAGCAGGAGGCGATGCTCTTGGCGGTCGACCCGCACTCGCCGCCGGAGTTCCGGTGCAACGGCGTGGTCCGCAACCTAGACGCCTTCTACGACGTTTTCGGCGTGGCCCCGGGCGACTCCCTCTACCTGCCGCCGGACCAGCGCGTTACCATTTGGTGA
- a CDS encoding ribose-5-phosphate isomerase: MRIHLASDHAGFELKRALHDHLTDAGHAVVDHGAFDYDPADDYPSFCFDAGQAVAADPGSLGVVIGGSGNGEQIAANKVLGVRAALTWSVRTARLARQHNDANVAGLGAREHTMAEAIAIVEAFIAEPFSGDERHRRRVMKVAEYETLAHQ; this comes from the coding sequence ATGCGCATCCACCTGGCCTCCGACCACGCCGGCTTCGAGTTGAAACGGGCCCTGCACGACCATTTGACGGACGCGGGCCACGCGGTTGTGGACCACGGCGCCTTCGACTACGACCCCGCAGACGACTATCCCTCGTTCTGCTTCGACGCCGGCCAGGCGGTGGCGGCCGACCCGGGTTCGCTCGGCGTGGTGATTGGCGGCTCCGGCAACGGCGAGCAGATCGCGGCCAACAAGGTCTTGGGGGTGCGCGCCGCCCTGACCTGGTCCGTCCGCACCGCGCGCCTGGCCCGCCAGCACAACGACGCCAACGTGGCGGGACTGGGCGCCCGCGAGCACACCATGGCGGAGGCGATCGCTATTGTCGAGGCTTTCATCGCGGAGCCCTTCTCCGGCGACGAGCGCCACCGGCGCCGCGTCATGAAAGTCGCCGAATACGAGACGTTGGCCCACCAGTAG